One genomic region from Stackebrandtia nassauensis DSM 44728 encodes:
- a CDS encoding type I polyketide synthase encodes MSKWTTGPQQPVAVVGMSCRVPGAATPDELWTLLCDEVDATGETPPDRYDVDAVYSEEPAPGKLVSRRAGYLTDMTAFDAKFFGMSTSEAAELDPQQRLLMMTAWEALEDAGQPPDQLAGSRTGVFVGNGRADFLESVFRQGLDAVTAGQFNNVRSVIPARLSHYFDLRGPSMLVDTACSSSLVAVHQAVLSLRAGECPFALAAGVNLTLRPDEGVLMSQVGTLSADGRSKFGDAAADGHAPSDAVVVVALKPLAAAVADGDRIRAVIAGSAVGNDGHTSDTILNPSLEGQLDILRWAYEDAGVKPSEVDFIEAHGSGSPQLDPLELTALAQVLGEGRSPDRRLLVGSVKSNVGHAEAAGGLVGLVKTVLSLEHAQVPASLHADTPRRDLDWDELPIEIPDKLRDLPDIDRPLLAGVSGQGASALNAHVVLRQADPVSGRQPTGLSRMLRHFPGRAQQPAEDDGAQYLLVLSARSPEALEALRLAYLEYLGPDGPGGEHTARDICYSAATRRQHLEHRLVVMGGTHEELVTALEDPDTPAANPALAVIANRFRNGQRVNWDVVFGDECRYVPLPTYRWQTRGYWPGRAEDEAAADAELTDQILHQHARTEFQSESRLADIGIDSLAKLKLMVELQKKTGLDVDPEKLDKVHTVGELRQWTRELEAAARHE; translated from the coding sequence ATGAGCAAGTGGACAACAGGTCCGCAGCAGCCGGTGGCAGTCGTGGGGATGTCCTGCCGGGTCCCCGGAGCCGCCACACCTGATGAGTTGTGGACACTGCTCTGCGACGAGGTCGACGCCACCGGCGAGACCCCACCGGACCGCTACGACGTGGACGCGGTCTACTCCGAGGAGCCGGCGCCCGGCAAGCTGGTCTCCCGTCGCGCCGGTTACCTGACGGACATGACCGCCTTCGACGCGAAGTTCTTCGGCATGTCCACCTCCGAGGCGGCGGAGCTGGACCCACAGCAGCGGTTGCTGATGATGACGGCATGGGAGGCGCTCGAGGACGCCGGGCAACCCCCGGATCAGCTGGCGGGCAGTCGAACCGGAGTGTTCGTGGGCAACGGCCGCGCCGACTTCCTGGAGAGTGTGTTCCGACAGGGCCTGGACGCGGTGACCGCCGGACAGTTCAACAACGTCCGCTCCGTCATCCCCGCGCGACTGTCGCACTACTTCGACCTGCGCGGACCAAGCATGCTGGTGGACACCGCCTGCTCCTCCTCCCTGGTGGCCGTGCACCAAGCGGTGCTGAGCCTACGGGCGGGCGAGTGCCCGTTCGCGCTGGCCGCCGGGGTCAACCTGACGCTGCGCCCCGACGAGGGCGTCCTGATGTCGCAGGTGGGGACGCTGTCGGCCGACGGCCGCAGCAAGTTCGGCGACGCCGCCGCCGACGGGCACGCGCCCAGCGACGCCGTGGTCGTGGTGGCCCTCAAACCGCTGGCCGCCGCCGTGGCCGACGGCGACCGGATCCGCGCGGTCATCGCGGGAAGCGCGGTCGGCAACGACGGCCACACCAGCGACACGATCCTCAACCCGTCGCTGGAGGGGCAGCTGGACATCCTGCGCTGGGCCTACGAGGATGCCGGAGTCAAGCCGTCCGAAGTAGACTTCATCGAGGCGCACGGCAGCGGTTCGCCGCAGCTGGATCCGCTGGAGCTGACCGCACTGGCCCAGGTCCTGGGCGAGGGCCGCAGCCCGGACCGGCGACTGCTGGTCGGGTCGGTCAAATCCAATGTGGGCCATGCCGAGGCGGCGGGCGGACTCGTCGGCCTGGTCAAGACGGTGCTGTCACTCGAGCACGCGCAGGTGCCGGCCAGTCTGCATGCCGACACCCCGCGCCGCGACCTCGACTGGGACGAACTCCCCATCGAGATCCCCGACAAGCTTCGCGACCTGCCCGACATCGACCGTCCACTGTTGGCGGGAGTCTCGGGACAGGGCGCCTCGGCGCTCAACGCGCACGTGGTGCTGCGGCAGGCCGACCCGGTGTCCGGGCGACAGCCGACCGGGCTGAGCCGGATGCTGCGCCACTTCCCCGGCCGCGCCCAGCAACCCGCCGAGGACGACGGCGCCCAGTACCTGCTGGTGCTGTCGGCGCGATCCCCCGAAGCCCTTGAGGCACTGCGGCTGGCGTACCTCGAATACCTGGGTCCCGACGGTCCCGGCGGCGAGCACACGGCACGCGACATCTGCTACAGCGCCGCCACCCGCCGCCAGCACCTGGAACACCGGCTGGTCGTCATGGGCGGCACGCACGAGGAACTGGTGACGGCCCTCGAGGACCCCGACACCCCGGCCGCCAACCCGGCGCTGGCCGTGATCGCCAACCGGTTCCGCAATGGACAGCGGGTCAACTGGGACGTGGTGTTCGGCGACGAGTGCCGCTACGTCCCGCTGCCGACCTATCGGTGGCAGACCCGCGGTTACTGGCCCGGCCGCGCCGAGGACGAGGCCGCCGCCGACGCGGAACTGACCGACCAGATCCTGCACCAGCACGCGCGCACCGAGTTCCAGTCGGAGTCCCGACTGGCCGACATCGGCATCGACTCGCTGGCGAAGCTGAAGCTGATGGTCGAGCTGCAGAAGAAGACCGGCCTCGACGTCGACCCCGAGAAGCTCGACAAGGTGCACACCGTGGGCGAACTGCGCCAGTGGACCCGGGAGCTGGAGGCGGCCGCCCGTCATGAATGA
- a CDS encoding LuxR family transcriptional regulator, which translates to MSTFPARAAQLDAITGAWAKLDGAPRTVVLTGPAGAGKSRLAAEALGLLDPVPGAVILGHARAGAPSPYDWLATALAGRPLSGLPASREALAWLTQSSDAPRLRLEPTALLKVAVAVVRHLLGDDPGVVVVEDVHALDPASLALIAELSRGEQPVLLLVLSRPADAERFPKAAAKLLKGLSETGRSQLITVEPLSDADVPPGEAAWARYAHALGLTTEAAPAALRGAARLLADGDAAAARRLVDACLGGHDDPGDDDVRLVLARSLLHLGRIESAASAARRAEGEAAAGLAATLKTITELTAREKEVLSCLAAGMSNRQVAKSLGISVRTVTVHVSNLLRKTGTGSRTEAALWAVEHGLSQDGHGDHAALPAPFCVTLTFKRYFGR; encoded by the coding sequence ATGAGCACGTTCCCGGCCCGGGCCGCCCAGCTGGACGCGATCACGGGCGCCTGGGCCAAACTCGACGGCGCGCCCCGGACCGTGGTGCTGACCGGTCCGGCCGGGGCCGGCAAGAGCCGACTGGCCGCCGAGGCCCTCGGGCTGTTGGATCCCGTGCCCGGGGCGGTGATCCTCGGGCACGCCCGCGCGGGTGCCCCGTCCCCGTACGACTGGCTGGCCACGGCGCTGGCGGGTCGTCCGCTGTCCGGGTTGCCCGCGTCCCGGGAGGCGCTGGCGTGGCTGACCCAGAGTTCCGACGCGCCCCGGCTGCGGCTGGAGCCGACCGCGCTGTTGAAGGTGGCGGTCGCGGTGGTGCGGCACCTGCTGGGCGACGATCCCGGGGTCGTGGTCGTCGAGGACGTGCACGCCCTCGACCCGGCCAGCCTGGCGCTGATCGCGGAACTGTCGCGGGGCGAGCAGCCGGTACTGCTGCTGGTCCTCAGCCGTCCCGCCGACGCCGAGCGCTTCCCCAAGGCCGCCGCGAAACTCCTCAAGGGACTGAGTGAGACCGGGCGGTCGCAGCTGATCACCGTGGAGCCGTTGTCCGATGCGGACGTTCCGCCGGGCGAGGCGGCGTGGGCCCGGTACGCGCACGCGCTCGGCCTGACCACCGAGGCGGCCCCGGCGGCGCTGCGGGGTGCGGCCCGGTTGCTGGCCGACGGTGATGCCGCGGCCGCGCGGCGACTGGTCGACGCATGTCTCGGCGGCCACGACGATCCCGGCGACGACGACGTGCGGCTGGTACTGGCCCGGTCGCTGCTGCACCTGGGCCGCATCGAATCCGCGGCCTCGGCGGCCCGGCGGGCCGAGGGCGAGGCGGCGGCCGGACTGGCCGCGACCCTCAAGACCATCACCGAGCTGACGGCCCGGGAGAAAGAGGTGTTGTCCTGCCTGGCCGCCGGGATGTCCAACCGGCAGGTGGCCAAGTCGCTGGGCATCTCGGTGCGGACGGTGACGGTGCACGTGTCCAACCTGTTGCGCAAGACCGGAACCGGGTCGCGCACCGAGGCCGCACTGTGGGCGGTGGAGCACGGGCTGTCCCAGGACGGCCATGGCGATCACGCAGCGTTACCTGCCCCATTTTGCGTCACTTTGACGTTCAAACGGTATTTCGGCCGGTGA
- a CDS encoding PP2C family protein-serine/threonine phosphatase: protein MVTLRHAAASHIGLVYDHNEDSYVDSARLLAVADGVGGAAAGEVASALVAEALRKLSKSKPTAEPGEALRRAVDEANNNIGVAADENSDYRGMATTVTALLFTETRLDLAHAGDSRAYRLRGSELTRLTRDDSYIQGLLDEGALTPEEAAVHPYRSVVTKVLQGFPTEPDCQTLEAELGDRYLVCSDGLSDVVSEADIAATLGQADSPGAAADKLVEQALAAGGPDNVTVVVGQVVESSGFRDKLSGAVSSVFG from the coding sequence ATGGTCACCTTGCGTCACGCCGCCGCCAGTCATATCGGCCTCGTCTATGACCACAACGAGGACTCCTACGTCGACTCCGCCCGGTTGCTGGCCGTCGCCGACGGGGTCGGTGGCGCGGCGGCCGGGGAGGTCGCCAGCGCCCTGGTGGCCGAGGCCCTGCGCAAGCTGAGCAAGTCCAAGCCCACGGCCGAGCCCGGCGAGGCCCTGCGCCGTGCCGTCGACGAGGCCAACAACAATATCGGCGTGGCCGCCGACGAGAACTCCGACTATCGGGGCATGGCCACCACGGTGACCGCGCTGCTGTTCACCGAGACCCGGCTTGACCTCGCGCACGCGGGGGACTCGCGCGCCTACCGGCTGCGCGGCTCCGAGCTGACCCGGCTGACCCGCGACGACAGCTATATCCAGGGGCTGCTGGACGAGGGCGCGTTGACGCCCGAGGAGGCCGCGGTCCATCCGTACCGCTCGGTGGTGACGAAGGTGTTGCAGGGCTTCCCGACCGAACCGGACTGCCAGACGCTGGAGGCGGAGCTGGGGGATAGGTACCTGGTGTGCAGCGACGGCCTGTCCGATGTGGTCAGCGAGGCGGACATCGCCGCGACCCTGGGGCAGGCGGACAGTCCGGGGGCGGCGGCGGACAAGCTGGTGGAGCAGGCGCTGGCGGCGGGCGGGCCCGACAACGTGACCGTCGTCGTGGGTCAGGTCGTGGAGTCCTCGGGCTTCCGCGACAAGCTCAGCGGCGCGGTGTCGTCGGTCTTCGGCTGA
- a CDS encoding TetR/AcrR family transcriptional regulator has product MARTVDETAHGLKRDAYLDAMERLLQSKGFTAVTIADILKETGSSKGAFYHYFDSKTALLEGVQLRLLDRVAAIVDPVIAAEASALEKLANFSAVVVRWKNANRKLLLESARAWYGPDNALPRERMRGLGRDWLAGQLAQVIRQGNAEGVFDSPRPDVDARLAVVTLQDLQETLVGWIIGRHPDAAERAAIHDTIDGYHHALERLLGAAPGSIHIVPKGVVDDWFQD; this is encoded by the coding sequence ATGGCCCGCACCGTTGACGAGACCGCGCACGGACTCAAACGCGACGCCTACCTGGACGCCATGGAACGGCTGCTGCAGAGCAAGGGATTCACCGCCGTCACCATCGCCGACATCCTTAAGGAGACCGGCTCCTCCAAGGGCGCCTTCTACCACTACTTCGACTCCAAGACCGCGCTGCTGGAAGGCGTGCAGCTGCGGCTGCTGGACCGGGTGGCGGCCATCGTCGACCCCGTCATCGCCGCCGAAGCCTCCGCGCTGGAGAAGCTGGCGAACTTCAGCGCGGTCGTGGTGCGGTGGAAGAACGCCAACCGCAAGCTGCTGCTGGAGTCCGCCCGCGCCTGGTACGGCCCCGACAACGCCCTGCCCCGGGAGCGCATGCGCGGCCTGGGCCGGGACTGGCTCGCGGGTCAGCTCGCCCAGGTCATCCGGCAGGGCAACGCCGAGGGCGTCTTCGACTCGCCGCGGCCCGACGTCGACGCCCGGCTGGCGGTGGTGACCCTGCAGGACCTCCAGGAAACCCTGGTGGGCTGGATCATCGGCCGCCACCCCGACGCGGCCGAGCGGGCCGCCATCCACGACACCATCGACGGCTACCACCACGCCCTGGAGCGACTGCTCGGCGCCGCGCCCGGATCCATCCACATAGTCCCCAAAGGCGTCGTCGACGACTGGTTCCAGGACTGA
- a CDS encoding PEP/pyruvate-binding domain-containing protein, with protein MSEKLWLAFDAPEAVLATVGGKGESLAKLARAGLPVPGGFHLATAAYRRFVAETGAAEQIAEALAESTPGDPASLRRAAKRIQPLFTDGELPGEVRAAIIEAYGRLGAPEPDAGAAEPGRVSEGRAARVAVRSSATAEDLPDASFAGQMESYLNVSGTEAVVDAVRRCWASLWTDRAIEYRSRIGIPASDVALAVVVQRMVDAEAAGVMFTANPLTGARDQIVVNAAWGLGESLVSGDVTPDSYTVANGAVVDRTIGDKAVETLRTDTGVRTEKVAPERRQAAVLSDAQVRELADIGAKVERLYGRPMDIEWAIDDGFRLVQARPITNLPEPQAERETWNDSVNGDYLWTSANLGEAIPSVMTPITWSFTEIFVSEAMAAATIGEHRLSGNIGGRFYLNLSMVEALGHAFGITKLMNDAMEQAFGRKPEGITAPALPMSRWAVIRATLKATAGFVKAVNTVKKDFTERIAAFPGRCDTARARINAATDAVELRALWDSDAGKLLYEGGKLLASGARLKGAQAARIRPWLRKYADEADTNALVTGLNADGDGLASLGPLLGLSQLAAGEIDGETFVARWGHRCPDEFEVSVPRPAEDPQWIERRLAGLTDTTSVAQLLTRQDSTREAALERFAQRHPRQVKELRRRLTDAGIAARGREAGRSEGVRSFWVLRAFVLRAGELTGIGDDVFFLHLPELLRLLEGDTAVLDVVARRRATYEHYRSLPVYPTYIRGRFEPETWAADPNRRTDAFDADGAAAPVGDAVVGAAGSAGVAEGIAVVLDDPEDGDRLGVGDILITKVTNIGWTPIFPRAAAVVTDVGAVLSHAAIVARELGIPAVVGCGTATTKIHSGDRVRVNGDTGTVEILQRAEI; from the coding sequence ATGTCCGAGAAGCTGTGGCTCGCATTCGACGCCCCCGAAGCCGTGCTGGCCACGGTCGGCGGCAAGGGCGAATCGCTGGCGAAACTGGCCCGCGCCGGTCTGCCGGTGCCCGGCGGTTTCCACCTCGCCACCGCCGCCTACCGGCGTTTCGTCGCCGAGACCGGTGCGGCCGAACAGATCGCCGAGGCGCTGGCCGAGTCGACGCCCGGCGATCCGGCGTCGCTGCGCCGGGCCGCGAAGCGGATCCAGCCGCTGTTCACCGACGGTGAGCTGCCCGGCGAGGTGCGCGCGGCGATCATCGAGGCCTACGGGCGGCTCGGCGCGCCGGAGCCGGACGCGGGCGCCGCCGAGCCGGGCCGCGTGTCCGAGGGCCGGGCCGCGCGGGTCGCGGTGCGTTCCTCGGCCACCGCCGAGGACCTGCCGGACGCGTCCTTCGCCGGGCAGATGGAGTCCTACCTCAACGTGTCCGGCACCGAGGCCGTCGTCGACGCGGTGCGCCGCTGTTGGGCTTCACTGTGGACGGACCGGGCCATCGAGTACCGGTCCCGGATCGGCATTCCCGCATCCGACGTCGCGCTGGCCGTCGTCGTGCAGCGCATGGTCGACGCCGAGGCCGCGGGCGTCATGTTCACCGCGAACCCGCTGACCGGCGCCCGCGACCAGATCGTCGTCAACGCCGCCTGGGGGCTGGGCGAATCGCTGGTCAGCGGCGATGTCACCCCCGACTCCTACACCGTCGCCAACGGCGCGGTCGTCGACAGGACCATCGGCGACAAGGCGGTCGAGACGCTGCGCACCGACACCGGGGTGCGCACCGAGAAGGTGGCGCCCGAACGGCGGCAGGCCGCCGTCCTGTCCGACGCCCAGGTGCGGGAACTGGCCGACATCGGCGCGAAGGTCGAGCGACTCTACGGCCGCCCCATGGACATCGAGTGGGCGATCGACGACGGCTTCCGGCTGGTGCAGGCCCGTCCCATCACGAACCTGCCCGAACCCCAGGCCGAACGCGAGACCTGGAACGACAGCGTCAACGGCGACTACCTGTGGACCTCGGCCAACCTCGGTGAGGCCATCCCCAGCGTCATGACCCCCATCACCTGGTCGTTCACCGAGATCTTCGTGTCCGAGGCGATGGCCGCCGCGACGATCGGCGAGCATCGGCTGTCGGGCAACATCGGCGGCCGGTTCTACCTGAACCTGAGCATGGTCGAGGCGCTGGGCCACGCCTTCGGGATCACCAAGCTGATGAACGACGCCATGGAACAGGCCTTCGGCCGCAAACCCGAGGGCATCACCGCCCCGGCGCTGCCGATGTCGCGGTGGGCCGTCATCCGCGCGACCCTGAAGGCCACCGCCGGATTCGTCAAGGCCGTCAACACCGTCAAGAAGGACTTCACCGAGCGGATCGCGGCGTTCCCGGGACGCTGCGACACCGCCCGCGCCCGGATCAACGCCGCCACCGACGCCGTCGAGCTGCGGGCCCTGTGGGACAGCGACGCCGGGAAACTGCTGTACGAGGGCGGGAAACTGCTGGCGTCCGGGGCCCGGCTCAAGGGCGCCCAGGCCGCCCGGATCCGGCCCTGGCTGCGCAAGTACGCCGACGAGGCCGACACCAACGCGCTGGTCACCGGACTGAACGCCGACGGCGATGGCCTGGCCAGTCTCGGCCCGCTGCTGGGGCTGAGCCAGCTGGCCGCCGGTGAGATCGACGGCGAGACCTTCGTGGCCCGCTGGGGACACCGCTGCCCGGACGAGTTCGAGGTCTCGGTTCCCCGGCCCGCCGAAGATCCCCAGTGGATCGAACGGCGGCTGGCCGGACTGACCGACACCACCTCGGTGGCGCAGCTGCTCACCCGGCAGGACTCCACCCGGGAAGCGGCGCTGGAACGGTTCGCGCAACGGCATCCCCGGCAGGTCAAGGAACTGCGCCGACGGCTCACCGACGCCGGGATCGCCGCCCGGGGCCGGGAAGCGGGCCGCTCCGAGGGCGTCCGGTCGTTCTGGGTGCTGCGGGCATTCGTGCTGCGCGCCGGGGAACTGACCGGCATCGGTGATGACGTGTTCTTCCTGCACCTGCCCGAACTGTTGCGGCTGCTGGAGGGTGACACCGCGGTGCTGGACGTGGTCGCGCGCCGCCGCGCCACCTACGAGCACTACCGGTCGCTGCCGGTGTACCCGACCTACATCCGGGGCCGCTTCGAACCGGAGACCTGGGCCGCCGACCCGAACCGCCGCACCGACGCCTTCGACGCCGACGGCGCGGCCGCACCGGTCGGCGACGCGGTGGTGGGCGCGGCCGGATCGGCGGGCGTCGCCGAGGGGATCGCCGTCGTGCTCGACGATCCCGAGGACGGCGACCGGCTGGGCGTCGGCGACATCCTGATCACCAAGGTCACCAACATCGGCTGGACCCCGATCTTCCCGCGCGCCGCCGCCGTGGTCACCGACGTGGGCGCGGTGCTGTCGCACGCGGCGATCGTGGCCCGCGAACTCGGCATCCCGGCCGTCGTCGGCTGCGGCACCGCCACCACGAAGATCCACAGTGGTGACAGGGTGCGGGTGAACGGCGACACCGGAACCGTCGAGATCCTGCAGCGCGCCGAAATTTAA
- a CDS encoding peptide-N4-asparagine amidase, translated as MRRALALLATTALSVAFLSLPAAASEVPEEFGSDWDDPRTAVKPVDKPKTESCEVELVDHSFDDSEPVKGEFKPPTGCGQEWSKIVLRLEGKVKGRQYDRLGQLTIGGVPVFKTSTPEPSPEGIAWTQEKDLSGYAALLSSGHDTEMTLGNVVDDTYTGVLDVRVSLTFYATDAQHPRASAADTVLPLRDTGTDGADLTGKLRTPRNTERLLADVYATGSGGGCEEFWYLAAPTDSGYDCESGSGPYREVQVLIDGQLAGVAAPYPHVYTGGWSNPFLWYTLPAPRTFDLRPITYDLTPYLGALNDGDSHEIRVHVAGVDPDSKGWSTPVALRGWQDEGSRVVKGGLMDDDTTRPVNDVHRSNDDGAESVRVEAEHSHTATGWLATSHGAVMTTVKRTVGMSSTHSWGPGQHPDELSASLTDTQTRSVLAGDGVASERTVQREFGLDGRVDVDADNRLSTKIEMSDAKKVTTAGASGDRERYRVRDTYSGEASFYLDVPRGDRHAKGVSKHRYRVSGDAPCYDRTIATQNGYVVRETERCRTAVG; from the coding sequence ATGCGACGCGCACTAGCCCTATTGGCGACCACCGCCCTTTCGGTCGCCTTCCTCAGTCTGCCCGCGGCCGCCAGCGAAGTCCCCGAGGAGTTCGGCTCCGACTGGGACGATCCCCGCACCGCCGTCAAACCCGTCGACAAACCCAAGACGGAGTCCTGCGAAGTGGAACTCGTCGACCACTCATTCGACGACTCCGAGCCGGTCAAGGGCGAGTTCAAGCCCCCGACCGGTTGTGGACAGGAATGGTCGAAGATCGTGCTTCGGCTGGAGGGCAAGGTGAAGGGCCGCCAGTACGACCGGCTCGGCCAGCTGACCATCGGCGGCGTGCCGGTGTTCAAGACCTCGACGCCCGAACCCTCGCCCGAGGGCATCGCCTGGACCCAGGAGAAGGACCTGTCCGGCTACGCCGCACTGCTGAGCTCCGGGCACGACACCGAGATGACGCTCGGCAACGTCGTCGACGACACCTACACCGGGGTGCTGGACGTGCGGGTCAGCCTGACCTTCTACGCCACCGACGCGCAGCACCCGCGCGCCTCCGCCGCCGACACCGTGCTTCCGTTGCGCGACACCGGAACCGACGGTGCGGACCTGACCGGGAAACTGCGCACCCCCCGCAACACCGAGCGGCTGTTGGCCGACGTGTACGCCACCGGTTCCGGCGGCGGCTGCGAGGAGTTCTGGTACCTGGCCGCGCCCACCGACTCCGGCTACGACTGCGAGAGCGGCTCGGGCCCGTACCGGGAGGTGCAGGTCCTCATCGACGGCCAGCTGGCCGGAGTGGCCGCGCCCTACCCGCATGTCTACACCGGAGGGTGGTCGAACCCGTTCCTGTGGTACACGCTGCCCGCGCCGCGCACCTTCGACCTGCGTCCCATCACCTACGACCTGACCCCGTACCTGGGCGCGCTCAACGACGGTGACAGCCACGAGATCCGCGTCCACGTCGCCGGGGTCGACCCCGACTCCAAGGGCTGGTCGACACCGGTGGCTCTGCGCGGCTGGCAGGACGAGGGCAGCCGCGTCGTCAAGGGCGGCCTGATGGACGACGACACCACCCGGCCCGTCAACGACGTCCACCGCTCCAACGACGACGGCGCCGAGTCGGTGCGCGTCGAGGCCGAGCACTCCCACACCGCCACCGGCTGGCTGGCCACCTCGCACGGCGCCGTCATGACCACGGTGAAACGCACCGTCGGCATGAGCTCCACCCATTCCTGGGGCCCCGGCCAGCACCCCGACGAACTGTCCGCGTCGCTGACCGACACCCAGACCCGCTCGGTGCTGGCCGGCGACGGCGTCGCCAGCGAACGCACCGTCCAGCGCGAGTTCGGCCTCGACGGCCGCGTCGACGTCGACGCCGACAACCGGCTGTCGACCAAGATCGAGATGTCCGACGCCAAGAAGGTGACCACCGCGGGCGCCAGCGGCGACCGGGAGCGCTACCGCGTCCGGGACACCTACAGCGGCGAGGCCTCCTTCTATCTGGACGTTCCCCGTGGGGACCGGCACGCCAAGGGCGTCTCGAAACACCGGTACCGGGTCTCGGGCGACGCCCCCTGCTACGACCGCACCATCGCCACCCAGAACGGTTACGTGGTCCGCGAAACCGAGCGCTGCCGCACGGCGGTCGGCTGA
- a CDS encoding bifunctional folylpolyglutamate synthase/dihydrofolate synthase, with translation MTTAEEHSQYLAVSAALEARGFSRMNFDMNRIKALLEVMGDPQKSFRAIHITGTNGKTSTARIVESLLRAHGLRTGRYTSPHLDSVRERISVDGEPVSEERFTALYRELAPLAELVDARFDESMTYFEMTTALAFAAFADAPVDVAVVEVGLGGEEDATNVLGAEVAVVTPIGVDHTRWLGETLTDIATAKAGIIHPGSNLVTATQEPEAMIPLVERCHAVKAGLIAQGRSFDVADRKVALGGQQLALQGPSGSVYDGVFLPLHGKHQAQNAAVALAATEVLLGAGTPKTLDGEVVAEGLAEVTSPGRLERVRTAPVVLLDGAHNPAGMAATVAAVEEEFSLRRLIVVLGVFGDKNAVEMLRLLQPVCDHLVVTQSTSERAKPVAALAREAAEVFDDEQITVMPYLPDAIESAVTLAEEGEAAYGGAGVLITGSVHMVGDARKLLVRT, from the coding sequence TTGACTACCGCTGAAGAACACTCGCAGTACCTCGCGGTCTCCGCGGCCCTGGAGGCCCGCGGATTCTCGCGGATGAACTTCGACATGAACCGCATCAAGGCGCTGCTGGAAGTGATGGGCGACCCGCAGAAGTCGTTTCGCGCCATCCACATCACCGGCACCAACGGCAAGACCTCCACGGCCCGCATCGTCGAGTCGCTGCTGCGGGCCCACGGCCTGCGCACCGGGCGCTACACCAGCCCGCACCTGGACTCGGTGCGTGAACGCATCAGCGTCGACGGGGAACCGGTGTCGGAGGAGCGGTTCACCGCGCTGTACCGGGAACTGGCGCCGCTGGCCGAACTCGTCGACGCGCGCTTCGACGAGTCGATGACGTACTTCGAGATGACCACGGCGCTGGCCTTCGCCGCGTTCGCCGACGCTCCCGTGGACGTCGCGGTGGTCGAGGTGGGCCTGGGCGGCGAGGAGGACGCCACCAACGTCCTGGGTGCCGAGGTCGCGGTGGTGACGCCGATCGGCGTCGACCACACCCGCTGGCTGGGGGAGACGCTCACCGACATCGCCACCGCCAAGGCCGGGATCATCCACCCCGGTTCGAACCTGGTGACCGCGACGCAGGAACCCGAGGCCATGATCCCGCTGGTGGAGCGCTGCCACGCGGTCAAGGCCGGGCTGATCGCGCAGGGCCGCTCCTTCGACGTCGCCGACCGCAAGGTCGCCCTCGGCGGTCAGCAGCTGGCGCTCCAGGGCCCGTCGGGTTCGGTGTACGACGGGGTGTTCCTGCCGCTGCACGGCAAACACCAGGCGCAGAACGCCGCCGTGGCGCTGGCCGCCACCGAGGTGCTGCTGGGTGCCGGGACCCCCAAGACCCTGGACGGCGAGGTCGTCGCCGAAGGGCTGGCCGAGGTCACCTCGCCGGGACGGCTGGAGCGGGTCCGCACCGCGCCGGTGGTGCTTTTGGACGGTGCCCACAACCCGGCCGGGATGGCCGCCACCGTCGCCGCCGTCGAGGAGGAGTTCTCGCTGCGGCGGCTGATCGTGGTGCTGGGCGTGTTCGGCGACAAGAACGCGGTGGAGATGCTGCGGCTGCTGCAACCGGTCTGCGACCACCTGGTGGTGACCCAGTCGACCTCCGAGCGCGCCAAACCGGTCGCCGCGCTGGCCCGCGAGGCCGCCGAGGTCTTCGACGACGAGCAGATCACCGTGATGCCCTACCTGCCCGACGCGATCGAGTCGGCGGTGACGCTGGCCGAGGAGGGCGAGGCCGCCTACGGCGGCGCCGGTGTGCTCATCACCGGCTCGGTGCACATGGTCGGCGACGCCCGCAAACTGCTGGTGAGGACATGA
- a CDS encoding DUF4233 domain-containing protein, giving the protein MMDDHKVEAEPDDSQRSGLRDPLRAIAGLGAIVLILEALVLLLTIVPMRMMRVDNLSWAITVILVLTVACVVCAARARKAWAWHGGTVIQAALLVCGPVFHWSLAGVGLIFGITWWFALSVRTKLSRPPVRG; this is encoded by the coding sequence ATGATGGACGATCACAAGGTCGAGGCCGAGCCGGACGACTCCCAACGTTCGGGACTGCGCGATCCGTTGCGGGCCATCGCCGGTCTGGGCGCGATCGTCCTGATCCTGGAAGCCCTGGTGCTGCTGCTGACCATTGTGCCCATGCGGATGATGCGCGTCGACAACCTGAGCTGGGCCATCACCGTGATCCTGGTGCTGACGGTGGCGTGCGTGGTGTGCGCGGCGCGGGCCCGCAAGGCCTGGGCCTGGCACGGCGGCACTGTGATCCAGGCGGCACTGCTGGTATGCGGGCCGGTCTTCCATTGGTCGCTCGCCGGGGTGGGTCTCATCTTCGGAATCACTTGGTGGTTCGCCTTGTCCGTTCGTACCAAGCTTTCCCGGCCCCCTGTACGCGGCTGA